The Helicobacter canis genomic sequence ATAAAGTCAATGGTGGCTACACAAGCCACGCTATGGCGGGTAAAAAGGGCGCAAAGCTAGCGAAATTTATGTGCGAGATATATGAGAATCTAGGCAAGCTCTATCTCGCTAGAAAAGAGCTGCTAATAAGCCCCAAGCTCGCACAGCTCTACTTCCTAGATCAAGGCGAGTTTGTGGAGACTAAGGGCTTTTGCGGTGATATTAGTGAGCCTATCATTAAATGCGGGGTCAAAATCTACCCTAAAGACTACTTCTCGCCCCTTAGCGTAGGGCTAGCCCCTGTGCTAGAAGACCTAAGCCCAAACACCACCCTAGCACACCACTGCGCCGGATCGTGGCTGGAGAGTGGCTCAAGGTTTGATAAACATAAGCAAGCGTTCCAGCAGTATCAGCCTTTGCTTAGTGATTATGTGGCTAGGAGTAAGTCGCCTAGATTTATCCTAAAGACCCTGCCTAAAAGGCTCTTTATCAAGCTTTGCTTCCCGCACGGAAGTAGGCGCAGAGCGTGGGCAAAATCACTAGCCCAAAGGCTTATATCCTTTGGCTTGCGATGAGAAATTAACCAACTTATAAGGAGTGAAAATGTTAGTTTATACATTAAAGCAGATTCTACCAAGGCGCGTATGGGAGTGGCTCAAGCGCGCTAGGCAGCGGATTTTAGGGCGTAGAGCTTATATGAATCCTAGCTACTCAATCGAGGGTGAAGATCGCATTGTGCGCGCGCTTTTGTGGCAGAAGCACGACAAAGGATTCTATGTCGATGTGGGGGCGCACCACCCCTTTCGCTTCTCAAATACTTATTTGTTTTACACGCAAGGCTGGAGCGGGATCAATATCGATGCGACTCCGGGCAGTATGAAAGCCTTTAACAAATATCGCCCTAGGGATATAAATTTGGAAGTGGGGATAGGGGAGCAAACGGGGGGGGGGGGGTAATATTTAGGGATTCAGCTTGCGGGCTAGAATCGTGGATTTCTGCGCCTTGCGGCGTCGATAGACCACTAGTCTTATCTTCCTTGCAAGCCTTGAAAAGCCCCGATTCTAGCTCCGCAATCTTAGAATCCAAAAGCAGTAATGAAAAGCCAAAATCCAACCGCGAGCAAGTTTGCCTAGAATCTAAAAGCCTAGATTCTAGCTCATTGTCATCGCGAGCCGCGCAAAGCGGCGCGGCGATCCATAGCCTAGAATCTAGTTTTGCAAAAGTGGATTCTAGGGCAAGGGCGGTGGATTCTATGGATTGCCACGCGGATAAATCCGCTCGCAATGACAGAAGCAGTGCCACTA encodes the following:
- a CDS encoding FkbM family methyltransferase — protein: MLVYTLKQILPRRVWEWLKRARQRILGRRAYMNPSYSIEGEDRIVRALLWQKHDKGFYVDVGAHHPFRFSNTYLFYTQGWSGINIDATPGSMKAFNKYRPRDINLEVGIGEQTGGGG
- a CDS encoding glycosyltransferase family 32 protein codes for the protein MSSLQTIHRIFFGFNDERDIYTRYLETWQQQLPDFEIRFYNASNLPLDLNPYTKALSELKDGVFLGDYYRWWLIYHYGGVYLDADIEVVSGEKFRAIISELESSEYEMIIGIEDKVNGGYTSHAMAGKKGAKLAKFMCEIYENLGKLYLARKELLISPKLAQLYFLDQGEFVETKGFCGDISEPIIKCGVKIYPKDYFSPLSVGLAPVLEDLSPNTTLAHHCAGSWLESGSRFDKHKQAFQQYQPLLSDYVARSKSPRFILKTLPKRLFIKLCFPHGSRRRAWAKSLAQRLISFGLR